Proteins from a genomic interval of Rhipicephalus microplus isolate Deutch F79 chromosome 6, USDA_Rmic, whole genome shotgun sequence:
- the LOC142765868 gene encoding uncharacterized protein LOC142765868, whose amino-acid sequence MESVDQSKPLSSLSVFPVSKFLESVVGESYKAKKQRTGEVLVELSRQDQADKLLAQTRIADLAIRVTPHRSLNSSQGVISEPDLANETEADLLEGLRNQGVTAVRRITIRRDDKEIPTRHIILTFDRFNLPDYINAGFIRCSVRAYIPNPRRCFKCQRFGHGTNSCRGQITCAKCAQHDHPTDNCSSQQLLCINCQGPHAAYSRKCEKFQLEKKIINIKVTENITFLEARKRFASFPLGRYADAARRGEERRLVSAGTQYRESDLVPPPPPLGCLLQPNLSPHRLLRQQRMWCKPVLSGPVPLPPRPPRPPVRWRVPR is encoded by the coding sequence ATGGAATCGGTCGACCAATCCAAACCTCTTTCTTCACTGTCGGTATTTCCTGTGTCAAAGTTTCTTGAGAGTGTTGTTGGAGAGTCGTACAAGGCCAAAAAACAACGAACTGGCGAAGTCCTTGTCGAGCTCAGTAGACAGGACCAGGCCGACAAACTCCTTGCTCAAACCCGCATCGCCGATCTGGCCATTCGAGTCACGCCCCACCGCAGCCTCAACAGCTCCCAGGGCGTGATTTCGGAGCCAGATCTGGCAAACGAGACAGAGGCCGACCTCCTTGAAGGCCTGCGAAACCAAGGTGTGACGGCAGTTCGGCGCATTACCATCAGAAGAGATGACAAGGAAATACCCACTAGGCACATAATCCTCACATTTGATCGGTTCAATCTTCCAGATTATATTAATGCAGGCTTTATCCGGTGCTCCGTCCGAGCGTACATCCCGAACCCGCGGcgctgtttcaagtgccagaggtTCGGGCATGGTACTAACTCGTGTCGGGGCCAAATAACCTGTGCCAAGTGCGCCCAACATGACCATCCCACTGATAATTGTAGCTCTCAACAACTTCTCTGCATCAACTGTCAGGGCCCACACGCGGCGTACTCCAGAaaatgcgagaagtttcaattggaaaagaaaataataaacataaaGGTCACAGAGAACATCACCTTCCTGGAGGCGCGAAAGAGGTTCGCCTCTTTCCCTCTGGGGAGGTACGCCGACGCAGCTCGCCGGGGGGAGGAGCGGCGTCTTGTTTCGGCGGGGACCCAGTACCGCGAGTCGGACTTGGTCCCGCCCCCGCCCCCCCTGGGTTGCCTCTTGCAGCCCAATCTGTCGCCACACCGCTTGCTGAGGCAGCAGCGGATGTGGTGCAAACCAGTTCTGTCGGGACCGGTGCCGCTCCCGCCTCGGCCTCCCCGTCCTCCAGTGCGTTGGAGGGTGCCGAGATGA